The Ursus arctos isolate Adak ecotype North America unplaced genomic scaffold, UrsArc2.0 scaffold_18, whole genome shotgun sequence genomic sequence ATTAGCTAGTGCCATATTGATTGCATCCTGTACATAGGATTgaacaagaaagggaacacaagcagagggagtgggagaggaagaagcaggctcccagcagaggagcctgatgtggggctcgatcccagaacgctgggatcatgccctgagcaaaggcagacctttaatgactgagccacccaggcgccccccccccgccctcccgccCGAAGCCTCTTCTAACAATGATATTGCATGGCTCCCCTAAATGTCTGAAGTTTGTTTAAATGGCCACTAGATGTGATTTGTGTATTTCCAATAGCAAGATTGTTCCCCTGCTGGTGCAGGTAGAAATCAGGAATAGGACTAACATAAGGATgtgaaattttattaataaaatatgcatCCTTGGCAATTCATtcttaataaatataagaaaatgtaaataccaCTTGAAGCACAACCTTCCAACTCCCAAGATCTATTCTAAAAATTGGACTCACTttctaaattctctttttaaataagtcAGCCAATATTCAAAGCATTTCATAGAACTTGCCATAAAAACGCTCCTATTCATCTGCTAACATCTCTGAGTCTCTCATTTACCTTGTGTGTCTATTGCTCTATATAGGGACCATGTCTTACTCAGTTCCACACGGCGCACAGCACTGTGCAGCATTCATGATACCACCACTACTAGTTTCGAATCGTTCCATTGTGCTCCCATTTTTACAGTATTTATCTATAATAACTAATACGTGTAAAATCAAGTGGTTAGgtgtaaaatatgaagaaatagacTGGGAAAGGTTAAGCAGCCCACCCAAGGTCACAGGGAAGGAAATGCTTCCCAATTTTTGTCCTGCTGAGCTACGGAGTCTCAGGAAGTGCTCCCGAGTTTCCATGTCTTGGACAGTCACAGGGTACAGTAGCATACAAAAGACTTTGAGAAGTCCTGGAACAAAGAAACGTGTCAAATGCTAGCCCCCAAAGTCTTCAAATATATTTAGCCTCTGAATGTCTGTCTATTTCTCTATCacctttcttttttcagaatgtGAGTTACTATCTCACCAAATACTAGCTTTTCTAGTAGGAATTCCTAGAAGTGATGAGTATAAAATTCAAGCTCTATACGCCTTTTGCAGTTAACTTACTAGCATGTTTCATAATGTGAAGTGCATTGAGAAAAAatagcctcaattttctcatagCTAAAAAGAAATTTAGTGTATCAGAATAGATTGTTCCCAGCCAAAAGCTCTCTATGTGGAGAACttgtctttgtctcttcttaGTACTTTGGGCAAACTGAATCTAATAAAAAAGTCCAAAATGAACATTTCCACTTCCTCCTTGTTTCCGTGACTCTCCTGGGGAATCCAAGAGGGATGGCCACGGTGCTGGGAGCGCCCTCTCTCCTCCGGGTACTGACTGTGTAGCTTAGACATAGCACAGGCCATTCAGCGTGCTGTCATGGTTCTTCTCTCCTCAGGTCTAGCATGTGTTCAGAATGTCTTTGTGTATTCAATTAGAGATTTATTGTCCGGGATCTGTCGAAACTCTCAGGTATATGACTAAAACTCAGAAGATATATTCTGAAAGTTAAACATTCCCTGAAAATGGACTGAAGGGCAAGAGAGCATTCTGGATAACTTCACTTGTGCAACTACAATGATCAAAAGTCCCTTTTCCCGTGTGCTGAGAACCACAGAAGAGCCCTCCATCAGTGGGTGAAACATTTCTGAGGCACCAGGTTCCTCACAGCAGCCTTCACATCCTTGTTCCTGAGGctgtagatgatggggttgagcATGGGGGTCACCACCCCATAGAAGAGGGGGATGAGCTTGTCTGATAGGTCTTCTTTGTCTGCCCCCAGGGCATCCTTAGACTTGGGCTTCCCATACATGAAAAATAAGGTCCCATAGAAGATGACCACCACAGTGAAGTGAgcagagcaggtggagaaggcctttctcctcccctcagcTGAGGGGATCCTCAGGATGGTAGCAATGATGAACACATAAGAGACAGAGATGAACAGAACTGGGACCCCCAGGAAGATCACattggtcacccccatgctgatgACATTGATGGTGATGTCAGTACAGGCCAACTTTAGGAGCGCCAGGATCTCACAGGTGAAGTGGTTGATGACATTGTCCCCACAGAAAGGCAGCTGAATTGTCAAGGATGTGTGTACCACAGAAGCAGTCCCACCAATAGCCCAGGAGCTGACAGCCATGGGCACGTAGGCAGCCTTGCTCATGACCACAGGGTACCTCAGGgggttacagatggccacatagcgatcaaATGCCATCATGCTCAGGAGCACACACTCTGTCCCTGCCATGGCAAAGGAGAGAAACATCTGTACGGCACAGGCTGAGAAGGAGATGGTTTTCCTGGGAGTGAGGAAGCCATCCAGGACTAGAGGGACTGTGGAGGTTGTGTAGCAGATGTCCAGGAAGGAGAGGTTccccaggaagaagtacatgggcgtgtGCAGGCGGGAGTCAAGAATGGTCACCAGGATGAGGACGCCGTTGCCCAGCAGGATCACCAGGTACATCAGGAGGATGAGCACAAAGAATATTTTCTCCAGCCTCGGGTAGGCTGAGAGTCCCAGGAGAATGAACCCTGCCACAGGGGAGGACCGATTGGCTTTTTCCATGTGCTATCGGTTCTGTCATCAGCAAAGTACAAAGGCAGGACAGGAGGCTTTCTTGAGAAGAGTCTCAGCCATCTGGTATACCGTCACTCCGAGCTACATAATAGGAGAGCATATGTGTATAAGAGATAAGTGACTGAAAGAGGCAATAGGTGGGAGTGTGCTTAGCTGTTCAATGAGAGATGGTCAGGGCTGCAACAGAGCTTACAGATATGAGGTCCAGAGTGGGGAAGTGACCTGTCCAAGTCTTCTAAGCAAGGTGGAGAAAGAGACAGGAACTGAGCCCATCAGAGCTAATCCCCAGTCATGGAGGCCTTTTCTGCTGCTTTATGATGAGCATGGGAAAATGctgtaaattatttctttttgatgtaaaTGCATAGAAATTTCATTTAGTTGGGCTTTCTTAGATTCTCAGAGAGGAGAATCCCCAAGCTGATCCTTGAAACTACCAAGGTTTCAAGGCTCTTTAGACTTTGATTACATTTGGAAGGTACCTGTTTAAAAGTGTTAATCCACATGCAGGCAGCATAGCCTAGGTAAACGTTCAACGTATGAGGGACACGTCCTTAGTCTGCCCACCCTCAGCAGCACAGACCTGACTGCTGTCAGAATTGGGATCTGCCTGTTTGAATACATATTAAACGCAATGTGTGAGGGAGGTTCCCCCTTGGGGAGGAACTTTATGAAGTCCACAGAAGGAGTAATTGGAGTGAGTGGACCCACACTGTGGATGACAGCCACGCAGCTTACTGACCTGTTAACTCAATTCTTAATACCAGGCTGATTCTAGTTATCAGATAGTAGGATACATGGCATTAACATCTAATCCCAATTCATTAGAATATGGTGAAATCTCAGGCAGGGATGAATAaggaatgttttttctttgtcctcttatgtttattctttattttgtgtaATATTCTGGCTCTCTGCCTCCATTGTTGTGTTCCACACAAGCAGCTAGCTTATGGGAACTCGTGCATACCCTTCTGGAGAGGATATCCATTCCATCAGCTACAGTTGCCCAGACTCTATATTCAGAATTCTAATTTGTTACACATCTGTAGCTCTTTCTTCATTGCAgtggtgtgtgtacatgcatgtatgtgtgtgcgagcatgtgtgtgtgtgtaggagtgcGTGGAGGGTAGAGGATGAATGGTTGGTATTAAGGAGCATCTATTCTGTGCCATTTTCTTTGAAACACCCCACGGAGAAGATATCATCATTCAAGTTTTATAGATAAAAGTAACCAAAGCTCAGTGGAGCCAAAGATTTGGTTCTTAAGATTGAAGGACAGAGCTGGGGTTGGATCACAGGCCCCAaatctgggttctttccaccCAATGGCTGCCTCACTTTCCTGCACAGATGTTGAAGAGAGTCTGTCTCCAGTACCAGCTCTGCGTGTTCTCTGATCTGTCTCATCGTGCAGCGCGCTCTTGCTTCCGTCATGTTCAGAGTTTATGTCAGGTACCTTGTCAGGCAGAGTAACTCCTGCTCTAAATTGAACCCAGACTCTGGCAGCCTTGGCACCAGTGAGCTTGGGGctggagaattctttgttgtgCGGGGCTGCCCTGTGCATCAAAGAATGTTTAGCAccatccctccctctgcccacctgctgCCAGTAGCACCTGCTTCTTGAGTTGTaaccaccaaaaatgtctccagacattgccaaatgtttctgggaggagaagggggtACAGGTTATGCCCTGCAGAGAAGCATTGATCTAAGCCAGGAGAGGTCTCTTCCTAATGCAACCATGGGTTTCATTGTATTTTCTGTGCAAGCCTATGACCCTTCCCTTATCCCTGAATTCAGCTCATGAGGGTGTTCCCATCTGCTCAGTGCAGGTCCACTCTGGTTGCCCCACCATGAAATTCTGCCCCAACTTATCTCCCATTCCTCCCAGtggctctcccagcccctcccttgtCCCAGAAAAGGCAAAGTAAGCATTGCAGTCAGTGCCACAAGCAGGATTCAATAGTGACAAAGATATGCTGTGATTGGAGATGCCAAGGAGAGTGGCTTCTGTTAGAGAAGCCATCCTGTCCACTCCCGTGAGACAGAGCTGTGCACACAGAAGCTTCTTCCCCTGAACAATGAGCTGTTGGCATGAGTGATGCCCAGGATTTGACCCACGTGAGAGCTGTAGCCTCGGAAATCCTTAGTGCCCACCATGTAAAAGTTACTGAATGAAAGCTGGTTCAATGGGAATGAACTGAATGGCTAGGAAGATGTtgcccactgagcccagagctgtGGTACCTGCCCCTGCCCGTGACGTGGATATTCTGTGTAGCCTGAGCAAatccccaggcctcagtttccccatgtgcatCATGAAAAGGCTGAACAGGTGCTTCCCAGGGCATCCCAGCTCTGTGGTGGACTGCCCAGCACTGTCCTCACCAGGCAGGGAGCAGTCTTGGGTGAAGGAGACAGCcccctcctctgtgtgtgtgtgtgtgtgtgagagagagagagagagagagagagagagagaaggggagatcTGAATGGTTGGTTTCTCATCAAGGTATGTCCAGCAGGAAATAGTGCTGTGTCAGGTCTTGGAGGAGACTCGGGATGGAAGAAAACAAGGAGCTCTGGCACCTACAGCCCCAGGTGGACAGGAGTCAGTCTGTGAGATCtgggaaagaagggaaatttttaggggcacctgcgtggttcagtcgttaagcatctgtcctgggatggagccccacatcgagctgcctgctctgctgggagcctgtttcttcctctcccactccccctgcttgtgttacctctctctctggctgtctctctctctgtcaaacaaaatcttaaaaaaaaaaaaaagaagggaaatttttACCTTTGTGGTTGCATCCTGTGGGTGTGATTCCTGGGTCTGGTCACTACTTATCTCTGTAGCCGTCAGGCAtctgagaaaaggaagggaattggGCGCCTGGGTTACTCAGAGGTAaagtgtctggcttcagctcaggtcatgatctcacagtcccgGGATCCAGTTCagcattgggctgcctgctcagcgggcagtctgcttgtctctctctccctctgcccctgccttctGCTCATATTCTCCCcctcttttaagaaagaaaagaagaggggcacctgggtggctcagtcgttaagcatctgccttcggctcagggcgtgatcaaggcgttgtgggatcgagccccacatcaggctcctccgctgggagcctgcttcttcctctcccactccccctgcttgtgttccctctctcgctggctgtctctatctctgtcgaataaataaataaaatcttaaaaaaaaaaaaagaagaggaagggaacacGATGCAGTCCAGAGCCCCATACATGGTCATACAGCCTCTCTGGAGAGCAGTGCGCATAGAAAAACGTAAACGTAAAAACCCAAATAACTCGGTAATTCCACCTCTGGGAAAAAATTCGAAAGGAACAATGAGAGTGGAGGGCCAGAGTCTCTCACTAAAAGTATTCATCACAGCCGTATTTTGAACGAACATAGGAGACAAAATAACTGTCTACCATTAAATGCCTAACGGTGCATTTCATACTATGGAATGTTAGACATTGAAgttatatttatagtttttacacAACTGCCTCTTACACTTCaataatataaaagagaaaatacaaaattgtaCACACTGTTGTGATCTCAATTAGGTAAACAATATATCTGGATAAGAGTGACTGAAAAGAAGTTTTAGCAAAATCAATAGAGGAAGGAATTCCTCTTTGTACCTCTTCAacattattaaatttcttttttttttaaacttttatttattttgagagagagagaacagttgCGGGAGCAGTACTGGGGGAGTGGAGAGGCAGACcgatttcaagcagactcctcactgaccTCAGGGACCGAAgtggggctccgtctcacaaccatgagatcatgatctagcTGATATCAAGAGCAGGAAGCTTAACCAACGGAGCTCCCAGATGCCCCAATATTATCAAATTTTCTAATACAATGGGCAGAAATTCTTTGTATTCAGGGAAGAACATT encodes the following:
- the LOC125283264 gene encoding olfactory receptor 2S2; this encodes MEKANRSSPVAGFILLGLSAYPRLEKIFFVLILLMYLVILLGNGVLILVTILDSRLHTPMYFFLGNLSFLDICYTTSTVPLVLDGFLTPRKTISFSACAVQMFLSFAMAGTECVLLSMMAFDRYVAICNPLRYPVVMSKAAYVPMAVSSWAIGGTASVVHTSLTIQLPFCGDNVINHFTCEILALLKLACTDITINVISMGVTNVIFLGVPVLFISVSYVFIIATILRIPSAEGRRKAFSTCSAHFTVVVIFYGTLFFMYGKPKSKDALGADKEDLSDKLIPLFYGVVTPMLNPIIYSLRNKDVKAAVRNLVPQKCFTH